A portion of the Bacillus sp. es.034 genome contains these proteins:
- a CDS encoding CAP domain-containing protein: protein MIIFVIILIIGIYQGQKQENKPLKGPETQTLKEDKENQVNQSLGTPGERPASGLSTWIGKSTKMVKEAFGDPERVEPSPYGYDWWVFPISTKQYIQMGVVNHKVVTLYAIGNQVDVAPYKLGQRLEDIYRFTIVESEIVVNDDSGAYQFELNEEDLNTRLLVPLGNIYAQLYLDKITSRLTSIRFLDSRTLIEMHPYEMMYRGELAEETEPSEDEWDKVNTASEQQIFDITNVIRHQYDEESLEWDEETAEIARGHSKEMYEEDYFSHDSPTLGDLTQRLEQGDVRFKTAGENIASQYMDAPEAVHGWLNSEGHRKILLEKNFTHLGVGVYKRFYTQNFIEKIEEEE from the coding sequence TTGATCATATTTGTCATTATTTTAATTATTGGTATTTATCAAGGTCAAAAGCAGGAAAACAAGCCATTAAAGGGACCAGAAACCCAGACTCTTAAGGAAGACAAAGAGAACCAGGTGAATCAATCTCTTGGGACACCCGGGGAAAGACCGGCTTCAGGCTTATCCACCTGGATAGGCAAAAGTACGAAAATGGTAAAGGAAGCATTTGGGGACCCGGAAAGAGTCGAACCCAGTCCATACGGATATGATTGGTGGGTTTTTCCGATTTCAACTAAACAATACATACAAATGGGAGTTGTCAATCATAAGGTGGTTACCCTATATGCCATCGGGAATCAAGTGGATGTGGCACCTTATAAGCTTGGACAACGTTTGGAAGATATTTATCGTTTTACCATTGTCGAATCCGAAATCGTTGTGAACGATGATTCAGGAGCTTATCAATTTGAATTGAATGAAGAAGATTTGAATACACGTCTTCTCGTACCTCTCGGAAATATCTATGCCCAGCTTTATTTGGATAAAATCACAAGCCGACTGACGAGCATCCGATTTCTGGATAGCCGCACGTTGATCGAGATGCATCCGTATGAAATGATGTATCGTGGTGAATTGGCTGAGGAAACGGAACCGAGTGAAGATGAATGGGATAAGGTGAATACAGCAAGTGAGCAACAGATATTTGATATTACGAATGTAATCAGACATCAATATGATGAAGAATCTCTCGAGTGGGATGAGGAAACGGCGGAGATCGCCAGGGGACATAGTAAAGAAATGTATGAGGAGGATTACTTCTCCCATGATTCCCCTACCCTTGGGGATCTCACTCAGCGCTTGGAACAAGGCGATGTGCGTTTTAAGACAGCAGGTGAAAACATCGCGTCCCAGTATATGGATGCCCCGGAAGCCGTGCATGGCTGGCTCAATTCTGAAGGTCACAGGAAGATCCTGCTGGAGAAGAATTTCACCCATCTTGGCGTTGGTGTTTACAAGCGATTTTATACCCAAAATTTTATAGAGAAAATAGAAGAAGAAGAATAA
- a CDS encoding CBS domain-containing protein, with translation MTQIKDIMTKDVETCTLLDNVYEVALKMKEYNIGSIPIVDGEKIVGVMTDRDIVLRCIAEKHPASSKVEDIMSKHLITAGPETSVEEAAHIMAENQIRRLPVVEGERLIGMISLGDLAIRESFGEEAYVALENISESDFSNKPF, from the coding sequence ATGACCCAAATCAAGGATATAATGACGAAGGATGTTGAGACCTGTACATTACTCGACAATGTATATGAGGTGGCTCTTAAAATGAAAGAATATAATATTGGTTCCATTCCCATTGTGGATGGGGAAAAAATAGTGGGAGTGATGACGGACCGGGATATCGTCCTCCGTTGTATTGCAGAAAAGCATCCTGCTTCTTCAAAGGTAGAGGATATCATGAGTAAACACCTCATCACTGCTGGGCCGGAAACCTCAGTCGAGGAAGCTGCCCACATAATGGCTGAAAATCAAATCAGGAGGCTCCCTGTAGTTGAAGGGGAGAGATTGATTGGAATGATTTCCTTAGGCGATCTTGCCATAAGGGAATCGTTTGGAGAAGAAGCGTATGTGGCACTGGAGAATATCTCGGAATCGGACTTTAGTAATAAACCCTTTTAG